The genomic DNA GATAGAACCAGCACCGTCAACGAACTGATGGGCATCAGCACCGCCGCGATCAGCGGATTGATCAACCCATCCAGCGCCAAGCCCGCGGCCAGTAGATTGTAGGCCAGCGAGATCAAGAGGTTCCGTATGATAACCTGGTTCGTCATCCGAGCCCCGTCGATCAACTCCCGCAGCGGACTCAAGCCGGGACGATTGAGATAAACGTCAGCGACCTGCAGGCTGGCTTCGGCTCCTCCATGGACGGCAATTCCGACCGAAGCAGCTGCCAGGGCAGCGCTATCGTTGACGCCATCTCCCACCATGACGGTCAATTCGTGGGGCGTGGATTGATGAATGATCTGCAGCTTCTCTTCCGGCAGAACGCCTGCATGTACAAACTCAGGATCGATGTCGAGCTGCCGGGCGATCGGATTCACAATCTCCTCATGGTCGCCCGAGAGAATCCCGATCGACCAACCGGCCGCCTTCAGGTGATCCAGCGTGGCACGCGAATCGGGGCGCAAGCTGTCGCCGATGCCACAGACCGCCTCCAGTTCGCCATCGACGGCAATCAGAACCGTCGTCAGTCCCTGGGCACGACAGTCAGCAATGCTCTGCTGATACGTTGCAGGAATGCGACAACCTTCCAAAGTCAGTAACGCCTCGGTGCCGATCAGCAACTGATGCCCGCTAACAGTACCGTTGATCCCCTGGCCTGGTCTGGCCTGCACATCTTCAGGCGCCGGTAGATCAGGCAACGCACCTCCGGTCTGCTGTTCAATGTAGCCCAGTATCGCCGACGCAATCGGATGGACAACCTGCTGTTCGAGGGCTGCGATCTCGCGGAACTGACTCTGCTCTCCCTGCCAGACCTGCACCTGCATTTTACCGGTAGTCAGAGTCCCCGTTTTATCCAGCCACAGAAACCCGGGTCGGGCCAGTTTTTCGACCGCGTCTCCGGAATTGATCAGAATCGCTCGTTTCGCTGCTTTGCCCTGCGCGACGGCCAGTGCGAGCGGAGTCGCCAGACCCAGGGCACAGGGACAGGTGACGATCAGCAGGGAGATCGCGTTCGCAACCGCGACATTCGCCCCGCTCGACCACCAGAGCCCCAGGCAGAGGAGCGACAACAGGATGACCGTGATCACGAACACGCCGGCAATCCGGTTGGCAAGTTCGATCAGCGGGAGTTTGGAACTGACACCCAGTTCCACCAGGTTCATCAGACGTCCAATCCGAGTCTGTTCGCCTACGGACTGCACCTGCATCCGCAAGGGAGAAGTCAGGTTGAGCGTGCCCGCGGTTACCTCTCCGCCGGTCAGCACTCTGCGGGGCCGCGACTCCCCGGTCAGGATCGATTCATCAACTGACGAGTCGCCGGAGAGAATGACACCGTCTGCAGGAATTACGTCACCAGCGCGAACCTCCACCTCGTCTTCCA from Gimesia sp. includes the following:
- a CDS encoding heavy metal translocating P-type ATPase encodes the protein MIPINSPRSQPERTPVIDEIDGSETAQSSGQGTCIHCDLPIPISRQHSSGPEFCCAGCEVAYAILQDMDPRLLEEIAEAKTAGPSELTYEEMNHPRFLELYAHQLDSGLNRIRLHLEGIHCASCVFVIEKLPEFLPGVINARVNLTTATLDCFWNPDAVALSEIARTLDRLGYRPHPAQPNETERLYRLENRKHLIRLGIAGACAGNVMLIAFALYAGMFTGMSAEHLNLFRWTSAGLALVSIFWPGQIFFKGALLALKTRIPHIDLPVALGITIGGIAGLVNSIRGSGEIYFDSLTVLIFLLLVGRYIQFRQQHHALSQLSLLKNLTPRHARLVTGTEVLTVPIEVLQVEDEVEVRAGDVIPADGVILSGDSSVDESILTGESRPRRVLTGGEVTAGTLNLTSPLRMQVQSVGEQTRIGRLMNLVELGVSSKLPLIELANRIAGVFVITVILLSLLCLGLWWSSGANVAVANAISLLIVTCPCALGLATPLALAVAQGKAAKRAILINSGDAVEKLARPGFLWLDKTGTLTTGKMQVQVWQGEQSQFREIAALEQQVVHPIASAILGYIEQQTGGALPDLPAPEDVQARPGQGINGTVSGHQLLIGTEALLTLEGCRIPATYQQSIADCRAQGLTTVLIAVDGELEAVCGIGDSLRPDSRATLDHLKAAGWSIGILSGDHEEIVNPIARQLDIDPEFVHAGVLPEEKLQIIHQSTPHELTVMVGDGVNDSAALAAASVGIAVHGGAEASLQVADVYLNRPGLSPLRELIDGARMTNQVIIRNLLISLAYNLLAAGLALDGLINPLIAAVLMPISSLTVLVLSFMNRSFRETHA